One genomic region from Macellibacteroides fermentans encodes:
- a CDS encoding ABC-F family ATP-binding cassette domain-containing protein, with the protein MISVDGLTVEFGGSTLFADISFVINEKDRIALMGKNGAGKSTLLKILAGVREPSRGKISAPKDTVIAYLPQHLMTEDGRTVFEETAQAFSHLHEMESEIEAINKELETRTDYDSEEYYALIERVSVLSEKFYSIEETNYDADIEKTLLGLGFKREDFNRQTSDFSGGWRMRIELAKLLLKKPDVILLDEPTNHLDLESIQWLEDFLINSAKAVVLISHDRAFVDHITTRTIEVTMGRIYDYKVNYSSYLNLRKERREQQQKAFDEQQKFIAETKEFIERFKGTYSKTLQVQSRVKMLEKLELLEVDEEDTSALRLKFPPSPRSGNYPVIIENLSKSYGDHTVFKNANVTIERGDKIAFVGKNGEGKSTLVKCIMKEIGYDGTLTLGHNVMIGYFAQNQASLLDENLTVFQTIDDVAIGDIRNKIRDLLGAFMFGGESSTKKVKVLSGGERTRLAMIKLLLEPVNLLILDEPTNHLDMKTKDILKSALKDFDGTLIVVSHDRDFLDGLVTKVYEFGNKKVTEHLEGIYEFLQRKKLENLQELERKN; encoded by the coding sequence ATGATTTCAGTTGACGGGCTTACAGTTGAATTTGGTGGTTCTACACTATTTGCAGATATATCCTTTGTTATTAATGAAAAAGATCGTATCGCCCTTATGGGTAAAAACGGAGCGGGAAAATCTACCCTGTTGAAAATTCTGGCTGGAGTGCGTGAGCCTTCCAGAGGAAAGATATCAGCTCCCAAAGATACGGTAATCGCCTATCTTCCACAGCATTTGATGACAGAAGACGGACGGACGGTTTTTGAAGAAACGGCTCAGGCTTTTTCTCATTTACATGAGATGGAGTCGGAAATTGAAGCTATCAACAAAGAGTTGGAAACCAGAACAGATTACGATTCGGAAGAGTATTACGCATTGATAGAAAGAGTGTCTGTACTCAGCGAAAAGTTTTATTCCATCGAAGAGACCAATTACGATGCTGATATAGAAAAGACTTTATTGGGATTAGGTTTTAAAAGAGAAGATTTCAATCGTCAAACGAGCGACTTCAGCGGTGGCTGGCGAATGAGAATTGAACTTGCCAAGCTTTTGCTTAAAAAGCCGGATGTAATTTTATTGGATGAGCCCACCAATCACCTGGATTTAGAGTCGATCCAATGGCTGGAAGATTTCCTTATCAACAGCGCAAAAGCCGTTGTATTGATTAGTCACGACCGGGCTTTTGTCGATCATATAACAACCCGCACCATTGAGGTGACCATGGGACGTATCTACGATTACAAAGTGAATTACTCATCTTATCTTAATTTACGTAAGGAGCGCAGGGAGCAGCAGCAGAAAGCCTTCGACGAACAACAAAAGTTTATTGCTGAAACAAAAGAGTTCATCGAGCGGTTTAAGGGTACTTATTCCAAAACACTCCAGGTTCAATCCAGGGTTAAGATGCTTGAGAAGCTTGAATTGCTTGAAGTGGACGAAGAGGATACATCGGCTTTGCGCCTTAAATTTCCGCCTTCTCCCCGTTCGGGAAATTATCCTGTCATTATAGAGAACCTTTCAAAAAGCTATGGCGATCATACGGTGTTTAAAAACGCCAACGTCACTATTGAACGTGGTGATAAGATTGCTTTCGTCGGCAAAAACGGCGAGGGGAAATCTACGCTAGTTAAATGTATAATGAAAGAGATTGGCTACGATGGTACGCTAACTTTGGGACACAACGTGATGATCGGTTATTTTGCCCAGAACCAGGCTTCGTTGCTTGACGAGAATTTAACGGTTTTCCAAACCATAGACGATGTAGCTATAGGTGATATACGTAACAAGATCCGGGATCTGCTGGGGGCGTTCATGTTTGGTGGAGAAAGCTCCACCAAGAAAGTCAAAGTACTCTCAGGAGGAGAACGAACCCGTCTGGCCATGATAAAGCTACTGTTGGAGCCGGTGAATCTGCTTATTCTGGATGAGCCCACCAATCACCTGGATATGAAGACGAAAGATATCCTGAAAAGTGCGTTGAAGGATTTCGACGGGACTTTGATTGTTGTATCGCACGACCGTGACTTCCTGGATGGACTTGTAACCAAGGTGTACGAGTTCGGCAACAAAAAAGTTACCGAACATCTGGAGGGTATTTACGAGTTCTTACAGCGGAAGAAACTTGAAAACCTGCAGGAACTTGAACGAAAAAACTAA